One Ignavibacteriota bacterium DNA segment encodes these proteins:
- the gcvT gene encoding glycine cleavage system aminomethyltransferase GcvT: MSLKRTAFFDRHVQAGGKMVAFAGFEMPVQYTPGIVEEHRCVRERVGVFDVSHMGEVEVAGADALAFVQNITINDASKLTPGRVQYSAMCYPDGGIVDDLLVYRMADRFMLVINAANTAKDIAWMQENLRGDVVLTDRSDATSLLAVQGPHALATLKKLTPTDLEPLQYYHWMHITIAGVPMLVSRTGYTGELGYELYFPSDRATGDILWDALMDAGKEFGIGPIGLGARDTLRLEMGFCLYGNDIDATTNPLEAGLGWITRLGKGSFIGREAIRTMKEDGPRRRLVGFTVNDRAFPRHGYPIQIAGVDTGHVTSGTFSPTIEKGIGMGYVPADHATVGAGIEVMIRTKPVAATIVPLPFVKK, translated from the coding sequence ATGTCACTGAAACGCACTGCGTTTTTTGACCGGCACGTGCAGGCCGGCGGCAAGATGGTGGCGTTTGCAGGATTCGAGATGCCCGTGCAGTACACCCCGGGCATCGTGGAAGAGCACCGCTGCGTGCGCGAGCGTGTCGGCGTGTTCGATGTCTCCCATATGGGCGAAGTGGAAGTGGCCGGTGCCGATGCGCTCGCCTTCGTCCAGAACATCACCATCAATGATGCCTCGAAGCTGACTCCGGGGCGCGTGCAGTATTCCGCCATGTGCTACCCCGATGGCGGGATCGTGGATGACCTGCTCGTGTATCGGATGGCGGACCGGTTCATGCTGGTGATCAACGCGGCGAACACCGCGAAGGACATCGCGTGGATGCAGGAGAATCTGCGCGGCGATGTGGTGCTCACCGACAGGAGCGATGCGACATCCCTCCTTGCCGTGCAGGGTCCGCATGCGCTCGCAACGCTGAAGAAGCTCACGCCGACGGACCTCGAACCCCTGCAGTATTACCACTGGATGCACATCACCATCGCCGGCGTGCCCATGCTGGTGTCGCGCACCGGCTACACGGGCGAACTCGGCTACGAACTGTATTTCCCGTCCGATCGTGCGACCGGCGATATCCTCTGGGATGCATTGATGGACGCCGGGAAGGAATTCGGGATCGGCCCCATCGGCCTCGGGGCACGCGATACGCTGCGTCTGGAAATGGGATTCTGCCTCTACGGCAACGACATCGATGCGACAACGAACCCGCTCGAGGCGGGGCTCGGCTGGATCACACGCCTGGGCAAGGGATCGTTCATCGGCCGCGAAGCGATCCGTACCATGAAAGAGGATGGGCCCAGGCGGAGACTCGTCGGGTTCACCGTCAACGACCGTGCCTTCCCGCGCCATGGCTATCCGATCCAGATCGCCGGCGTGGATACCGGTCACGTCACCTCCGGGACGTTCTCCCCGACGATCGAAAAAGGCATCGGCATGGGCTACGTGCCTGCGGACCATGCAACGGTCGGCGCGGGCATCGAGGTCATGATCCGCACGAAGCCTGTCGCTGCGACCATCGTTCCACTGCCGTTCGTAAAGAAGTAA
- a CDS encoding 2-phosphosulfolactate phosphatase, producing MADPKIHLTPHLVDELALRDRVVVVVDPLRAGTCIATALQNGAREVIPTGTVEAAARVSSNLAGAVTMLAGERNGKMIEGFHFGDSPLEFTAERVQGKAIVFLTSNGTPAIWRARHARELAVCGFVNISAVAEFVRQQQGDVEIVCAGNAGGFCIEDGVCAGMLLHLLAEGSAAPGAHFSDAAVAALSLYKGHARGLRRMLRRSDNGVMLEELGFAADVLACSELDTVPVVPLLDGNVLRLRTNEEKKEPAR from the coding sequence ATGGCCGATCCGAAGATCCATCTTACCCCGCACCTCGTGGATGAACTCGCCCTGCGCGACAGGGTGGTCGTGGTCGTCGATCCACTGCGGGCGGGAACCTGCATTGCTACGGCGCTCCAGAACGGTGCCCGCGAAGTGATCCCGACCGGAACGGTCGAGGCCGCGGCACGCGTGTCCAGTAACCTCGCCGGCGCCGTCACGATGCTCGCGGGCGAACGCAACGGGAAGATGATCGAAGGATTCCACTTCGGTGATTCGCCGCTCGAGTTCACCGCCGAGCGGGTCCAGGGGAAGGCGATCGTGTTCCTGACGAGCAACGGGACGCCGGCGATCTGGCGCGCACGCCACGCACGTGAACTCGCGGTCTGCGGCTTCGTCAATATTTCAGCCGTCGCGGAGTTCGTCCGGCAACAGCAGGGTGACGTGGAGATCGTGTGTGCGGGGAACGCCGGAGGATTCTGCATCGAGGATGGGGTCTGCGCAGGCATGCTCCTGCATCTGCTCGCCGAGGGGTCGGCGGCACCGGGCGCACATTTCTCCGATGCCGCGGTTGCGGCGTTGTCGCTCTACAAGGGCCACGCCCGCGGACTCCGGCGCATGCTGCGGCGATCCGACAACGGCGTGATGCTCGAAGAACTTGGCTTCGCGGCCGATGTGCTTGCCTGCAGCGAACTGGACACGGTGCCGGTGGTTCCGCTGTTGGATGGGAACGTCCTCCGGCTGCGCACGAACGAGGAGAAGAAGGAACCCGCGCGTTAA
- a CDS encoding Rne/Rng family ribonuclease, whose amino-acid sequence MKKEIIINAAANETRIAITEEGRLAELFVETANKEKMVGDIYLGKVAKVMPGIRAAFIDLGLGQDGFLHFSDIGSRFDEYNTLIDDDDEEGEGEGAPAPAGAPSDDQHPRGSGNGEERQHSRQRQQVPKPPPKEVHLEKGQEVIVQIIKEPVGKKGVRVTSDISLAGRFLVLLPFDNKVGISKKISNFKEKRRLRRTVQAILPPGFGTIIRTVAEGKEDSSIKNDLEDLIATWREIEKTVKAEKAPCLLYKDLATTSSVIRDLFSNDVSRVVIDSKKLHKEIRSYIKYTSPQLLEKIELHKERTPIFDAYGVEKEIETTLARKVWMKSGGYLIIEPTEAMVVIDVNSGRYAPKKDQEINSLRTDLEAAREITRQLRLRDLGGIIVCDFIDLDDEKNKKKVYEELKKEFRKDRAKVTVLPMTEFGLVQITRQRIRQNILHSFTEACPTCAGTGLVTSKTTALNQLERWIHRFKTETRETRFTLRVHPSLAPSLREGTISRLRRIMLKYFVLIKLEEDPTIPIGEFHVISRKQDKDVTDLYK is encoded by the coding sequence ATGAAGAAAGAGATCATCATCAACGCTGCGGCCAACGAGACCCGGATAGCGATAACCGAGGAAGGTCGCCTGGCAGAACTCTTTGTAGAGACTGCCAATAAGGAAAAAATGGTCGGTGACATCTATCTTGGCAAGGTTGCCAAGGTGATGCCCGGCATCAGAGCTGCATTCATTGACCTGGGACTTGGCCAGGACGGATTCCTTCACTTCTCTGACATCGGCAGCCGTTTCGATGAGTACAACACACTCATCGATGACGATGACGAAGAAGGCGAGGGCGAAGGCGCACCGGCACCCGCCGGCGCACCATCCGACGACCAGCATCCACGAGGCAGCGGCAACGGCGAGGAACGTCAGCATAGCCGCCAGCGCCAACAGGTCCCCAAACCTCCCCCCAAAGAAGTCCACCTCGAAAAGGGGCAGGAGGTCATCGTCCAGATCATCAAGGAACCCGTCGGCAAGAAGGGCGTCCGCGTCACATCGGACATCTCCCTCGCCGGCCGTTTCCTTGTCCTCCTGCCGTTCGACAACAAGGTCGGCATCTCCAAGAAGATCTCGAACTTCAAGGAGAAGCGCCGCCTCCGCCGCACGGTCCAGGCGATCCTCCCCCCGGGCTTCGGTACGATCATCCGCACCGTCGCAGAAGGGAAGGAAGATTCTTCGATCAAGAACGATCTCGAGGACCTGATCGCGACGTGGCGCGAGATCGAGAAGACCGTGAAGGCCGAGAAGGCCCCGTGTCTCCTCTATAAGGATCTTGCCACGACGTCGAGCGTCATCCGGGACCTGTTCTCGAACGATGTCTCCCGCGTGGTCATCGATTCGAAGAAGCTGCACAAAGAGATCCGCTCGTACATCAAGTACACCTCGCCCCAGCTCCTGGAAAAGATCGAACTCCACAAAGAGCGCACCCCGATCTTCGATGCCTATGGCGTGGAGAAGGAGATCGAGACCACGCTTGCGCGCAAGGTCTGGATGAAGAGCGGCGGGTACCTGATCATCGAGCCCACCGAGGCGATGGTGGTGATCGATGTGAACAGCGGGCGCTACGCTCCCAAGAAGGACCAGGAGATCAACTCGCTCCGCACGGACCTCGAGGCGGCACGGGAGATCACGCGGCAGCTCCGCCTGCGCGACCTCGGCGGCATCATCGTGTGCGACTTCATCGACCTCGATGACGAGAAGAACAAGAAGAAGGTCTACGAAGAGCTGAAGAAGGAGTTCCGCAAGGACCGCGCAAAGGTGACGGTGCTGCCGATGACCGAGTTCGGGCTCGTGCAGATCACGCGCCAGCGCATCCGCCAGAACATCCTCCACAGTTTCACCGAGGCATGCCCGACCTGCGCCGGCACAGGACTCGTGACGTCCAAGACCACGGCCCTGAACCAGCTGGAACGGTGGATCCACCGGTTCAAGACCGAAACGCGCGAGACACGCTTCACGCTGCGGGTACATCCGTCGCTCGCGCCGTCGCTCCGCGAAGGGACCATCAGCCGTCTCCGCCGCATCATGCTCAAGTACTTCGTCCTGATCAAGCTGGAAGAGGATCCGACGATTCCGATCGGCGAATTCCATGTCATCTCCCGCAAGCAGGACAAGGATGTGACCGACCTTTATAAGTAG